From Saccopteryx leptura isolate mSacLep1 chromosome 3, mSacLep1_pri_phased_curated, whole genome shotgun sequence, one genomic window encodes:
- the MPL gene encoding thrombopoietin receptor, with the protein MPSWALLAVTSCLFLVPQNLAQVTSQDASLMASDSESLNCFSRTFEDLTCFWDEKEAAPNGTYQLLYAYPGEEPRACPLSAQSVPPVGTRYICQFPAQDEVRLFFPLHLWVKNVFLNQNLIQRVLFVDSVGLPAPPNIIKARSGSQPGELQISWKDPAPEISDFLRHQLRYGPKDPRNSTGPTVMQLLSTETCCPVLRRPNPASALDQRACAQPMMPQQDGPVQTSPTREAPSLTVMRGSCLISGLQPGNSYRLQLRSQPDGVSLHGSWGPWSLPATVDLPGDAVEIGLQCFTLDLKNVTCQWQHQDNASSQGFFYHSRPWCCPRDRDPIWEQCEEEKKNPGLQPPQFSRCHFKSRNDSVIHILVEVNTAQGAFHSYLGSPFWIHQAVLIPSPNLHWREVSSGQLELEWQHPSSWAAQETCYQLRYTGEGHQDWKVLEPPLGAQGETLELRPRSRYRLQLRARLHGPTYQGPWSAWSDPVRVETASETAWISLVTALLLVLGLSALLGLLLLRWQFPAHYRSLRHALWPSLPDLHRVLGQYLRDTAALSPPKAAVSDVCEEVEPSLLEILPKSSEKTPLPLCSSQAQMDYRGLQPSCLGTMPLSVCLSMAESGSYCTTHIANHSYLPLTCWQAPHSQYHGQIQTL; encoded by the exons ATGCCCTCCTGGGCCCTCTTGGCGGTCACCTCCTGCCTCTTCCTGGTCCCCCAAAACCTGGCACAAGTCACCAGCCAAG ATGCCTCCTTGATGGCCTCGGACTCAGAGTCCCTGAACTGTTTTTCTCGAACATTTGAAGACCTCACTTGCTTCTGGGATGAGAAAGAGGCAGCACCCAATGGAACATACCAGCTGCTGTACGCCTACCCAGG GGAGGAGCCCCGTGCCTGCCCCCTGAGTGCCCAGAGTGTTCCCCCCGTTGGAACTCGATATATATGCCAGTTTCCAGCCCAGGATGAAGTACGTCTCTTCTTTCCACTGCACCTCTGGGTGAAGAATGTGTTTCTGAACCAGAATCTGATCCAGCGGGTGCTCTTTGTGGACAGTGTGG GCCTACCAGCTCCACCCAATATCATCAAGGCCAGGAGCGGGAGCCAACCAGGGGAACTTCAGATCAGCTGGAAAGACCCAGCTCCCGAAATCAGTGATTTCCTGAGGCACCAACTCCGCTATGGCCCCAAGGATCCCAGGAACTCCACTGGTCCCACAGTCATGCAGCTGCTGTCCACAGAAACCTGCTGCCCAGTTCTGCGGAGGCCAAACCCAGCCTCAGCTCTGGACCAGCGTGCATGTGCGCAGCCCATGATGCCCCAGCAGGATGGACCAGTGCAGACCTCCCCTACTAGAGAA GCTCCATCTCTGACAGTGATGAGAGGAAGCTGCCTCATCTCAGGGCTCCAGCCTGGGAATTCCTACCGGCTCCAGCTGCGCAGCCAACCGGATGGGGTCTCCCTCCATGGCTCCTGGGGCCCCTGGTCCCTACCTGCAACTGTGGACCTGCCTGGAGATGCAG TGGAAATCGGACTACAGTGCTTTACCTTGGACCTGAAGAATGTTACCTGTCAGTGGCAGCACCAGGACAATGCTAGCTCCCAAGGCTTCTTCTATCACAGCAGGCCATGGTGCTGTCCCAGAGACAG GGATCCCATCTGGGAGCAAtgtgaagaggagaagaaaaatcCAGGATTACAACCTCCTCAGTTCTCTCGCTGCCACTTCAAGTCACGAAATGACAGTGTTATTCACATCCTTGTGGAGGTGAACACAGCCCAGGGTGCTTTTCACAGCTACCTGGGCTCCCCTTTCTGGATCCACCAGGCTG TGCTCATCCCCTCTCCAAACTTGCACTGGAGGGAAGTTTCCAGTGGGCAGCTGGAATTGGAATGGCAGCACCCATCATCCTGGGCAGCCCAAGAGACCTGCTATCAGCTCCGATACACAGGAGAAGGCCATCAGGACTGGAAG GTGCTGGAGCCGCCCCTCGGGGCCCAGGGAGAGACCTTGGAGCTGCGCCCGCGCTCCCGCTACCGTTTACAGTTGCGCGCCAGGCTCCACGGGCCCACCTACCAAGGCCCCTGGAGCGCCTGGTCCGACCCAGTGAGGGTAGAGACCGCCTCCGAGACTG CATGGATCTCCCTGGTGACCGCTCTGCTCCTGGTCCTGGGTCTCAGCGCTCTTCTGGGCCTGCTGCTGCTGAGGTGGCAGTTTCCTGCGCACTACAG GAGCCTGAGGCATGCCCTGTGGCCCTCACTTCCAGACCTGCACCGGGTCCTAGGCCAGTACCTTAGGGACACTGCAGCTCTGAGTCCG CCCAAGGCTGCAGTCTCAGATGTCTGTGAGGAAGTGGAACCCAGCCTCCTTGAAATTCTACCTAAATCTTCAGAGAAGACTCCCTTGCCCCTATGTTCCTCCCAGGCCCAGATGGACTACCGAGGATTGCAGCCCTCTTGCTTGGGGACCATGCCTCTGTCTGTATGCCTATCCATGGCTGAGTCAGGGTCCTACTGCACCACTCATATTGCCAACCATTCCTATTTACCACTGACCTGTTGGCAGGCCCCTCACTCTCAGTACCATGGACAGATCCAAACCCTCTAG